The following proteins are co-located in the Kineococcus endophyticus genome:
- a CDS encoding glycosyltransferase yields MSAPGRRRVVVLGPAHPSKGGIAVHTTELARHLAQAPDADVKLVSWAKLYPELLYPGEVALPDATPEVPEFTPTLRPLSWSSPASWWRTGRRVAQADLVVIAHVVPLQVPALLTVLAAMRAAHSTARTVVVAHNVLPHEPNPGDELLVSRLFAAVDGVVVHSDAQAALAHAHGARRVVTADLPPHLPGGPRLAGEAGSRVPRDGGVRLLSLGVVREYKGLDLLLEALREVHQRGFDARLTIAGELWGAAGRRVRELATGPGMRGHVDLREGYVPAARIPELMAAHDAVVLPYRSGTASQNALLAFAHGLPVLATRVGSFPAQVRDGVDGVLVEPGSAAALADGLLRLADGGLKTLRDNVEAPDLEAPWDAYLGAVDEAAKGGTAAAPPGGKALAVAKRGAEHALWARVGVQRRVGEQLAARKLTAAPAARPVPSGVPRTGVLHDAAEVADAVAQTKRLHLPAHPDSPKNWDALGAVAAVLTLADDGSRTARVLDAGSARYSPVLPWLRLYGLGRTRGDLAGINLEFGATVHRDGVEFRRGDVTDTGLPDGSLDAVTCMSVIEHGVPIAGFLTETARILRPGGVLALSTDYDQDPPDTTGVTAYGAPVKIFSPADLRDLVALADRVGLDLVGELTDDVLAHPERPVHWKRTGLDYTFVLLTFVRR; encoded by the coding sequence GTGAGCGCCCCCGGGCGGCGACGGGTCGTCGTCCTCGGACCGGCGCACCCGAGCAAGGGCGGCATCGCGGTCCACACGACCGAACTGGCCCGGCACCTGGCGCAGGCGCCGGACGCCGACGTCAAGCTCGTCTCCTGGGCCAAGCTGTACCCCGAGCTGCTGTACCCCGGGGAGGTCGCGCTGCCCGACGCGACGCCGGAGGTGCCGGAGTTCACCCCGACGCTGCGGCCGCTGTCCTGGTCCTCGCCGGCGTCCTGGTGGCGCACCGGCCGCCGCGTCGCGCAGGCCGACCTCGTCGTCATCGCGCACGTCGTCCCGCTGCAGGTGCCCGCGCTGCTGACGGTCCTCGCCGCGATGCGCGCGGCGCACTCGACCGCCCGCACCGTCGTCGTCGCGCACAACGTGCTGCCGCACGAGCCGAACCCGGGCGACGAGCTGCTCGTGTCCCGGCTGTTCGCCGCCGTCGACGGCGTCGTCGTCCACTCCGACGCGCAGGCCGCGCTGGCCCACGCCCACGGCGCCCGCCGCGTCGTGACGGCCGACCTGCCCCCGCACCTGCCCGGCGGCCCGAGGCTCGCCGGTGAGGCCGGTTCGCGGGTGCCGCGCGACGGCGGCGTCCGACTGCTCAGCCTGGGCGTCGTCCGCGAGTACAAGGGCCTGGACCTGCTGCTCGAGGCGCTGCGCGAGGTGCACCAGCGCGGTTTCGACGCCCGGCTCACGATCGCCGGCGAGCTGTGGGGCGCGGCGGGTCGGCGCGTCCGTGAGCTCGCGACGGGCCCCGGCATGCGCGGGCACGTCGACCTGCGCGAGGGGTACGTCCCCGCGGCCCGCATCCCCGAGCTCATGGCCGCCCACGACGCCGTCGTGCTGCCCTACCGCTCCGGCACCGCCTCGCAGAACGCGCTGCTCGCCTTCGCCCACGGCCTGCCCGTCCTGGCCACCCGCGTCGGCTCGTTCCCGGCCCAGGTGCGCGACGGCGTCGACGGCGTCCTCGTCGAACCGGGCAGCGCCGCGGCCCTGGCCGACGGTCTGCTGCGCCTCGCCGACGGCGGGCTGAAGACGTTGCGGGACAACGTCGAAGCACCTGACCTCGAGGCCCCCTGGGACGCCTACCTCGGCGCCGTCGACGAGGCCGCCAAGGGCGGGACGGCCGCCGCCCCGCCCGGCGGGAAGGCCCTGGCCGTCGCCAAGCGCGGCGCCGAGCACGCGCTGTGGGCCCGCGTCGGCGTCCAGCGCCGGGTGGGGGAGCAGCTCGCCGCCCGCAAGCTCACCGCCGCCCCCGCCGCGCGGCCCGTGCCCTCGGGCGTCCCGCGCACGGGCGTCCTGCACGACGCCGCCGAGGTCGCCGACGCGGTCGCGCAGACCAAGCGGCTGCACCTGCCCGCGCACCCGGACTCCCCGAAGAACTGGGACGCCCTCGGCGCCGTGGCGGCCGTCCTCACCCTCGCCGACGACGGCTCCCGCACGGCTCGCGTCCTGGACGCCGGGTCCGCGCGGTACTCGCCGGTCCTGCCGTGGCTGCGCCTGTACGGCCTGGGCCGCACCCGTGGCGACCTCGCCGGGATCAACCTGGAGTTCGGCGCGACCGTGCACCGCGACGGGGTGGAGTTCCGCCGCGGCGACGTCACCGACACCGGCCTGCCCGACGGCTCCCTCGACGCCGTGACCTGCATGTCCGTCATCGAGCACGGCGTCCCGATCGCCGGGTTCCTCACCGAGACGGCCCGCATCCTGCGCCCCGGCGGTGTGCTCGCGCTGTCCACGGACTACGACCAGGATCCGCCGGACACGACGGGCGTCACGGCGTACGGGGCGCCGGTGAAGATCTTCTCCCCGGCCGACCTGCGCGACCTCGTCGCGCTCGCCGACCGCGTCGGGCTCGACCTCGTCGGCGAGCTGACGGACGACGTCCTGGCCCACCCCGAACGCCCCGTGCACTGGAAGCGGACCGGCCTGGACTACACGTTCGTGCTGCTCACCTTCGTGCGGCGCTGA
- a CDS encoding lysylphosphatidylglycerol synthase domain-containing protein produces MLSRLLRVLRSPVVRVGFLLVALGLAVVYVVRDRAAIADAWSRLDAWSVALAFVLSLANVALSGASWRAVLADLGSRLPVGAAARVFFVGQLGRYIPGTVFQFVAQAELARDHGVPRRRTGSALAVALLVSMTTASLLVTGVLPLALRGRDIAGWEWTGWLRWATPLLLVLLVPQVINPLLRVLLRLARQEPLEHRITLRGLLASAGWALASWVAVGLQVFVLARAVGVDWSTGSTLALAVGGYAVAWMVGFLVVLAPAGAGARELVLGAVVALATGSGGAAVVVLGSRVLLTVSDLVLAFAALAGHRAELVAKARAARSGK; encoded by the coding sequence GTGCTGTCCCGACTCCTGCGGGTCCTGCGCTCACCCGTCGTCCGGGTGGGGTTCCTCCTCGTCGCGCTCGGCCTCGCCGTCGTGTACGTCGTGCGGGACCGCGCCGCGATCGCCGACGCCTGGTCGCGGCTCGACGCGTGGTCGGTCGCGCTCGCGTTCGTGCTGTCGCTGGCCAACGTCGCCCTGTCGGGGGCGTCGTGGCGCGCGGTCCTGGCCGACCTCGGGTCCCGGTTGCCCGTGGGCGCGGCCGCCAGGGTGTTCTTCGTCGGCCAGCTGGGCCGGTACATCCCCGGCACGGTCTTCCAGTTCGTCGCCCAGGCCGAGCTCGCCCGCGACCACGGGGTTCCCCGTCGCCGCACCGGCTCGGCGCTCGCCGTCGCGCTGCTGGTGTCCATGACGACGGCGTCGCTGCTGGTCACGGGCGTGCTGCCGCTCGCGCTGCGCGGCCGCGACATCGCCGGCTGGGAGTGGACCGGCTGGTTGCGGTGGGCGACCCCGCTGCTGCTCGTCCTGCTCGTGCCGCAGGTCATCAACCCGCTGCTGCGCGTGCTGCTGAGGCTGGCCCGGCAGGAACCGCTGGAGCACCGCATCACCCTGCGCGGCCTGCTCGCCTCCGCCGGCTGGGCGCTCGCCTCGTGGGTCGCGGTGGGGTTGCAGGTGTTCGTGCTGGCCCGTGCGGTCGGCGTCGACTGGTCCACCGGGTCGACCCTGGCGCTCGCCGTCGGCGGGTACGCGGTGGCGTGGATGGTCGGGTTCCTCGTGGTGCTCGCCCCGGCCGGGGCCGGGGCGCGCGAGCTCGTGCTGGGCGCGGTCGTCGCCCTCGCGACCGGGTCCGGCGGCGCCGCCGTCGTCGTCCTGGGGTCCCGCGTCCTGCTGACGGTGTCGGACCTCGTGCTCGCGTTCGCCGCGCTGGCGGGGCACCGGGCCGAGCTCGTGGCGAAGGCCAGGGCGGCCCGCTCGGGGAAGTGA
- a CDS encoding ABC transporter substrate-binding protein, protein MRRRALLAALTASPLVAASAGCSVGESVDTGNGNAAGPAGGGAFVAAISAQPDQLDPHKTTAYASFQVLENVYDTLVVPNGKTLEMEPSLATQWDTSPDGLTWTFRLVEGVTFHDGTPFTAADVVFSYRRIIDQELANSARFATVADVTAPDDRTVVITLKRPTPNLLSRIGAFKGMAILSKDVDESTLATKANGTGPFALQGSSASEISLERFDDYWSRAPKLGGVTFQFLPEPAAALTALTTDQVQWTDNVPPQRVASFEDDESVDLGRVASVDYWYLAMNCAKAPFDRVEVRRAVAFAVDRDALTEAAKFGTARPNQTAIPQGSEWYYDYAPFRTDLDEAKRLLQQAGVSTPLTMGVMVTSDYPETVTAAQVLASQLEPLGITVKIETEDFATWLDRQGRGDFDAFMLGWLGNVDPADFYEEQHRTGGANNYQKYSNPTTDDLLDRAAVEPDKTARKTLYEQAAQQIVDDVSYLFLYNPDAVQVWKKGITGYEVRVDKAVDFDTLALPTRGDS, encoded by the coding sequence ATGCGCCGCAGAGCCCTCCTGGCCGCCCTGACCGCGTCCCCTCTCGTCGCCGCGAGCGCCGGCTGCAGCGTCGGGGAGAGCGTCGACACCGGGAACGGGAACGCCGCCGGTCCCGCCGGTGGTGGCGCGTTCGTCGCCGCCATCAGCGCCCAGCCGGACCAGCTCGACCCGCACAAGACGACGGCCTACGCCAGCTTCCAGGTGCTCGAGAACGTCTACGACACCCTCGTCGTCCCCAACGGGAAGACCCTCGAGATGGAACCCTCGCTGGCGACGCAGTGGGACACCAGCCCGGACGGGCTGACGTGGACGTTCCGCCTCGTCGAGGGCGTCACGTTCCACGACGGCACCCCGTTCACCGCGGCCGACGTCGTCTTCTCCTACCGGCGCATCATCGACCAGGAACTGGCGAACTCGGCGCGGTTCGCGACCGTGGCCGACGTCACGGCCCCCGACGACCGGACCGTCGTCATCACCTTGAAGCGCCCGACGCCGAACCTGCTCTCGCGCATCGGCGCGTTCAAGGGCATGGCGATCCTGTCCAAGGACGTCGACGAGTCCACGCTGGCGACGAAGGCCAACGGCACCGGGCCGTTCGCGTTGCAGGGTTCCTCGGCGAGCGAGATCTCGCTCGAGCGGTTCGACGACTACTGGTCGCGGGCGCCCAAGCTCGGCGGGGTCACGTTCCAGTTCCTGCCCGAACCGGCCGCGGCCCTCACGGCGCTCACCACCGACCAGGTGCAGTGGACCGACAACGTGCCGCCGCAGCGGGTGGCCTCGTTCGAGGACGACGAGTCGGTCGACCTGGGTCGGGTCGCCAGCGTCGACTACTGGTACCTGGCGATGAACTGCGCGAAGGCGCCGTTCGACCGCGTCGAGGTCCGCCGTGCCGTCGCGTTCGCCGTCGACCGCGACGCCCTGACCGAGGCCGCGAAGTTCGGCACGGCCCGTCCGAACCAGACGGCGATCCCGCAGGGCAGCGAGTGGTACTACGACTACGCGCCCTTCCGCACCGACCTCGACGAGGCGAAGCGGTTGCTGCAGCAGGCGGGCGTGTCCACCCCGTTGACGATGGGCGTCATGGTCACGTCGGACTACCCCGAGACGGTCACCGCGGCGCAGGTCCTCGCCAGCCAGCTCGAACCCCTCGGAATCACGGTGAAGATCGAGACCGAGGACTTCGCCACGTGGCTGGACCGGCAGGGGCGCGGGGACTTCGACGCGTTCATGCTCGGGTGGCTGGGGAACGTCGACCCGGCCGACTTCTACGAGGAGCAGCACCGCACGGGCGGGGCGAACAACTACCAGAAGTACTCCAACCCGACGACGGACGACCTCCTCGACCGCGCCGCCGTCGAACCCGACAAGACCGCCCGCAAGACGCTGTACGAGCAGGCGGCGCAGCAGATCGTCGACGACGTCTCCTACCTCTTCCTCTACAACCCCGACGCCGTGCAGGTCTGGAAGAAGGGCATCACGGGCTACGAGGTGCGCGTCGACAAGGCGGTGGACTTCGACACCCTGGCGCTGCCGACGCGGGGCGACTCGTGA
- a CDS encoding ABC transporter permease → MTGLAVRRTLQALVVLVGVSIATFALVHLVPGDPVRLALGTRFDQGTYDALRARAGLDQPLVAQYFSWFGHALTGDLGVSFRSGDPVTLLILERLPATASLAGASILVALLIAVPLGTASALRPRSVLDGAGTVLSQIGISVPEFWMGIMLILVFAGTLGWFPAGGYVPLSEDPVGWVRSLVLPAVTTGLVSGSVLTRFTRSSVLEALSAEHVRTARAKGLGARAVLNWHVLRNALLPLVTVTGVQLAYLLSGVVVVEIVFAWPGLGQLALQSVQARDYPVLQGAVLLFALVFLVLNLVVDLLYSALDPRISA, encoded by the coding sequence GTGACGGGACTGGCCGTCCGGCGCACGCTGCAGGCCCTCGTCGTGCTCGTCGGGGTCAGCATCGCGACGTTCGCGCTCGTCCACCTCGTACCCGGCGACCCCGTGCGGCTGGCCCTGGGGACCCGGTTCGACCAGGGGACCTACGACGCGCTGCGCGCCCGGGCCGGCCTCGACCAGCCGCTCGTGGCGCAGTACTTCTCCTGGTTCGGTCACGCCCTGACCGGCGACCTCGGGGTGAGCTTCCGGTCCGGTGACCCGGTGACGCTGCTCATCCTGGAACGGCTGCCCGCCACGGCGTCCCTGGCCGGGGCCTCGATCCTCGTCGCGCTGCTCATCGCGGTCCCGCTCGGCACCGCCTCGGCGCTGCGACCCCGCTCGGTCCTCGACGGGGCCGGCACGGTGCTGTCCCAGATCGGCATCTCCGTGCCGGAGTTCTGGATGGGCATCATGCTCATCCTCGTGTTCGCCGGAACCCTCGGCTGGTTCCCCGCGGGCGGGTACGTGCCGCTGAGCGAGGACCCCGTCGGCTGGGTGCGGTCCCTCGTCCTGCCGGCCGTGACGACGGGGCTGGTCTCGGGCAGCGTCCTGACGCGGTTCACCCGGTCCAGCGTCCTGGAGGCGCTGTCGGCCGAGCACGTCCGCACCGCCCGGGCCAAGGGTCTCGGTGCTCGCGCCGTCCTGAACTGGCACGTCCTGCGGAACGCGCTGCTGCCGCTGGTGACCGTGACGGGGGTGCAGCTGGCGTACCTGCTGTCCGGTGTCGTCGTCGTCGAGATCGTGTTCGCCTGGCCCGGGCTGGGGCAGCTGGCCCTGCAGTCGGTCCAGGCCCGCGACTACCCCGTCCTGCAGGGGGCCGTGCTGCTCTTCGCCCTCGTGTTCCTCGTCCTGAACCTGGTGGTGGACCTGTTGTACTCCGCGCTCGACCCGAGGATCAGCGCGTGA
- a CDS encoding ABC transporter permease, with product MSAPAVDAVSVRPRERRSAEGLRLLLSSPPSVFAAFVLLAVVVVAVFDDQIAPQGANEVDVTQRLQAPSGAHWFGTDDLGRDVLSRVVLGAKVSLQVGAVAVGFSLVAGVLVGLFAGFYGRWVDTVLMRLMDVLFAFPAILLAIAVIAVLGPGTTNAMIAIGITYTPVFARVTRSAVLGVRETVYVRASRSVGASDMRLLFRHVLPNAAPPVIVQTSVSLAFAVLAEAALSFIGLGTQPPDPSWGRMLSEGRGYIDLAWWIAVFPGLAIVLLVLAFNLLGDGLRDVLDPQQRSALQAGRRTFGGRRRRSV from the coding sequence GTGAGCGCCCCGGCCGTGGACGCCGTGAGCGTGCGCCCCCGGGAACGCCGGTCCGCGGAGGGGTTGCGGTTGCTGCTGTCGTCCCCGCCGTCGGTGTTCGCCGCGTTCGTGCTGCTCGCCGTCGTCGTGGTCGCGGTGTTCGACGACCAGATCGCCCCGCAGGGGGCGAACGAGGTCGACGTGACCCAGCGGCTGCAGGCGCCGAGCGGGGCCCACTGGTTCGGCACCGACGACCTCGGGCGGGACGTGCTGTCCCGCGTCGTGCTGGGGGCCAAGGTGTCGCTGCAGGTCGGCGCCGTCGCGGTGGGGTTCTCGCTCGTCGCGGGGGTCCTCGTCGGGTTGTTCGCGGGGTTCTACGGCCGCTGGGTGGACACCGTTCTCATGCGGCTCATGGACGTCCTCTTCGCGTTCCCCGCGATCCTGCTGGCGATCGCCGTCATCGCGGTGCTCGGGCCGGGGACGACGAACGCGATGATCGCCATCGGCATCACCTACACGCCGGTGTTCGCGCGGGTGACGCGTTCGGCCGTGCTGGGCGTCCGGGAGACGGTGTACGTCCGGGCCTCCCGGTCCGTCGGGGCCTCGGACATGCGGCTGCTGTTCCGGCACGTCCTGCCGAACGCGGCGCCGCCCGTCATCGTGCAGACGTCGGTGAGCCTGGCGTTCGCCGTCCTCGCCGAGGCCGCCCTGTCGTTCATCGGGTTGGGGACCCAGCCGCCGGATCCGAGCTGGGGACGGATGCTGTCCGAGGGCCGCGGGTACATCGACCTCGCCTGGTGGATCGCGGTGTTCCCCGGTCTCGCGATCGTGCTGCTCGTGCTGGCGTTCAACCTGCTCGGCGACGGGTTGCGCGACGTCCTCGACCCGCAGCAGCGCAGCGCGTTGCAGGCCGGGCGACGAACGTTCGGCGGTCGGCGCAGGAGGTCGGTGTGA
- a CDS encoding ABC transporter ATP-binding protein: MSVLEVRDLRVELDTPRGTAHVVNGLDYTVDAGETVAIVGESGSGKSVSVMALLGLLPGHARVTGSARFDGRELVGSSEAELRTVRGNGIGMVFQDPMTSLNPVLTIGRQVGEGLLAHRLVPSKKAARERAAELLADVGLPDPRGVLDRYPHQLSGGMRQRVVIAIALAGNPRLLIADEATTALDVTVQAQILDLVARLQDEHGTAVVWISHDLGVVAGTADRVLVMYGGRCVEDGRVEEVFEAPAHPYTRGLLGSLPSLEHPTEDLVAIPGTPPPPTDLPPGCVFHPRCPVRGDARCATEQPPLVPVRGSGTHRAATFYGLEDA, from the coding sequence GTGAGCGTCCTGGAGGTCCGCGACCTGCGGGTCGAGCTCGACACCCCGCGCGGGACGGCACACGTCGTCAACGGCCTGGACTACACCGTCGACGCGGGCGAGACCGTCGCGATCGTCGGGGAGTCCGGCAGCGGCAAGAGCGTGTCCGTCATGGCGTTGCTGGGTCTGCTGCCCGGCCACGCCCGGGTCACCGGGTCCGCCCGGTTCGACGGCCGCGAACTCGTCGGGTCGTCCGAGGCGGAGCTGCGCACCGTGCGCGGCAACGGGATCGGCATGGTGTTCCAGGACCCCATGACGTCGCTGAACCCCGTCCTGACGATCGGTCGGCAGGTGGGGGAGGGGTTGCTCGCGCACCGCCTCGTCCCGTCGAAGAAGGCGGCGCGGGAACGGGCCGCCGAACTCCTGGCCGACGTCGGGCTGCCGGACCCGCGCGGCGTTCTGGACCGGTACCCGCACCAGTTGTCCGGCGGGATGCGCCAGCGCGTCGTCATCGCGATCGCCCTGGCGGGGAACCCGCGGTTGCTCATCGCCGACGAGGCGACGACGGCGCTGGACGTGACGGTGCAGGCGCAGATCCTCGACCTCGTGGCGCGGTTGCAGGACGAGCACGGCACGGCGGTCGTGTGGATCTCCCACGACCTCGGCGTCGTCGCCGGGACCGCCGACCGGGTGCTCGTGATGTACGGCGGGCGCTGCGTGGAGGACGGCCGGGTGGAGGAGGTGTTCGAGGCCCCCGCGCACCCCTACACGCGCGGGTTGCTGGGGTCCCTGCCGTCGCTGGAGCACCCCACCGAGGACCTCGTGGCGATCCCGGGAACGCCGCCCCCGCCGACGGACCTGCCGCCGGGGTGCGTCTTCCACCCGCGCTGTCCCGTGCGCGGCGATGCCCGCTGCGCCACCGAGCAACCGCCGCTCGTGCCCGTCCGGGGTTCCGGCACGCACCGTGCGGCGACGTTCTACGGGTTGGAGGACGCGTGA
- a CDS encoding ABC transporter ATP-binding protein, whose amino-acid sequence MTTDVLVRARDLQVHFPVRSKGLRRKTTGAVRAVDGVDLDVYRGETLGLVGESGCGKSTLGNALLRLVEPTGGTVEFDGTDVTGLSQRDLRALRRRAVMVFQDPYASLDPRMTVGQTVAEPLQVHGLHRGAAARAARVAELLDLVGLDPAVASRYPHEFSGGQRQRVGIARALAGEPDFVVCDEAIASLDVSVQAQVLNLLRSLQRTLGLTLLFVSHDLAAVRHLSDRIAVMYLGRVVEVASAADLAADPQHPYTQALLSAVPVPSPARERRRERIVLTGDVPSAARVPSGCRFRTRCPQAFDPCATVDPALQPVGAAGAHVAACHLHGLVPAAD is encoded by the coding sequence GTGACGACCGACGTGCTGGTGCGAGCCAGGGACCTGCAGGTGCACTTCCCCGTGCGCTCGAAGGGGCTGCGGCGCAAGACGACCGGGGCCGTGCGCGCCGTCGACGGCGTCGACCTCGACGTGTACCGGGGCGAGACCCTGGGGTTGGTGGGGGAGTCCGGCTGCGGGAAGTCCACGCTGGGGAACGCGCTGCTGCGCCTCGTGGAACCCACGGGCGGAACCGTCGAGTTCGACGGCACCGACGTGACGGGGTTGTCGCAGCGCGACCTGCGCGCGCTGCGGCGTCGCGCCGTCATGGTGTTCCAGGACCCGTACGCGAGCCTGGACCCGCGGATGACGGTGGGCCAGACGGTCGCCGAACCGCTGCAGGTGCACGGGTTGCACCGGGGTGCCGCCGCCCGCGCGGCCCGCGTCGCGGAACTGCTCGACCTCGTCGGCCTCGACCCGGCCGTCGCGTCGAGGTACCCGCACGAGTTCTCCGGCGGTCAGCGCCAGCGCGTCGGCATCGCCCGGGCGCTGGCGGGGGAACCCGACTTCGTCGTGTGCGACGAGGCGATCGCCTCCCTCGACGTCAGCGTGCAGGCGCAGGTCCTGAACCTGCTGCGGTCGTTGCAGCGCACGTTGGGCCTGACGCTGCTGTTCGTCTCGCACGACCTCGCCGCCGTCCGGCACCTGTCCGACCGCATCGCCGTGATGTACCTCGGCCGGGTCGTCGAGGTGGCCTCGGCCGCCGACCTCGCCGCGGACCCGCAGCACCCGTACACGCAAGCGCTGTTGTCCGCCGTCCCCGTGCCCTCCCCGGCGCGGGAACGTCGGCGGGAGCGGATCGTGCTGACCGGCGACGTGCCGTCGGCCGCGCGGGTGCCGTCGGGGTGCCGGTTCCGGACGCGGTGTCCGCAGGCGTTCGACCCCTGCGCGACGGTGGACCCGGCGCTGCAACCCGTGGGTGCCGCCGGCGCGCACGTGGCGGCCTGCCACCTGCACGGTCTGGTGCCCGCCGCCGACTGA
- a CDS encoding GNAT family N-acetyltransferase — MSAVHPDLPPVPDRLPAGPVALRPFRDGDVAMAVELATDPYVPLTGSLPAHADADEALAWVRRQRGRFAEGVGYALAIADHATDEALGQIGLWVRDLDEGRLSVGYAVAPSARGRGVAAAALTALTSFAWTVPGAHRVELRVEPWNEASVRSAERAGYRREGLLRGHQEIGGRRRDLLLYATVRGDR, encoded by the coding sequence GTGTCCGCGGTCCACCCCGACCTGCCGCCCGTGCCGGACCGGCTCCCGGCCGGACCGGTCGCCCTGCGCCCCTTCCGTGACGGCGACGTCGCGATGGCCGTCGAGCTGGCGACGGACCCCTACGTCCCCCTCACCGGGTCGCTGCCGGCCCACGCGGACGCGGACGAGGCGCTCGCCTGGGTGCGGCGGCAGCGGGGACGCTTCGCGGAGGGGGTGGGGTACGCCCTCGCGATCGCCGACCACGCCACCGACGAGGCCCTCGGGCAGATCGGGTTGTGGGTCCGTGACCTCGACGAGGGCCGGTTGTCCGTCGGGTACGCCGTGGCGCCCTCGGCGCGCGGGCGCGGTGTCGCAGCCGCCGCCCTCACGGCGCTCACCTCCTTCGCCTGGACCGTGCCCGGTGCCCACCGCGTCGAACTGCGCGTCGAACCGTGGAACGAGGCGTCGGTCCGCTCGGCGGAGCGGGCGGGCTACCGCCGTGAGGGACTGCTCCGCGGTCACCAGGAGATCGGCGGCCGGCGTCGGGACCTGCTGCTGTACGCGACGGTCCGCGGGGACCGCTGA
- a CDS encoding LysR substrate-binding domain-containing protein, which translates to MSLDSEDFTIDLRRLRLLREVERRGTVAATAAALHLTPSAVSQQLAGLARDLDVPLLERQGRGVRLTGQARVLLAHADTVAAQLERARADLLAFDAGLVGEVRVGTMASAVYAVVGPALRTLRADRPGVRLLVREREPVDAVAGLDAGDLDIVVTVDHPAGPRRDDARYDRVDLLTDVLDVLLPAGHPLADRDELDLAALAHEEWVAAATDDACAQITAGACAAAGFSPDVRHHTSEYDALAALVAAGAGVALVPRLAHPLRPDGLRVVPLTGQPPARSIYAATRAGRGTDAPTAAVLEAFRQVAAARPDGVG; encoded by the coding sequence ATGAGTCTCGACAGCGAGGACTTCACGATCGACTTGCGGCGGCTGCGTCTCCTGCGCGAGGTGGAACGCCGCGGCACCGTCGCAGCCACGGCCGCCGCCCTGCACCTGACCCCGTCGGCCGTGTCGCAGCAGCTGGCCGGCCTGGCCCGCGACCTCGACGTCCCCCTCCTGGAGCGGCAGGGCCGGGGCGTCCGCCTCACCGGCCAGGCGCGGGTGCTCCTCGCCCACGCGGACACCGTTGCGGCACAGCTGGAACGTGCACGCGCCGACCTGCTCGCCTTCGACGCCGGACTGGTCGGGGAGGTCCGCGTGGGGACGATGGCGAGCGCCGTCTACGCCGTCGTCGGCCCCGCGTTGCGGACCCTGCGCGCCGACCGTCCGGGCGTGCGGCTGCTCGTGCGCGAACGGGAACCGGTCGACGCCGTCGCCGGGCTGGACGCCGGGGACCTCGACATCGTCGTCACGGTCGACCACCCGGCGGGCCCGCGGCGCGACGACGCCCGCTACGACCGGGTCGACCTGCTCACCGACGTCCTCGACGTCCTGCTGCCCGCCGGCCACCCCTTGGCCGACCGGGACGAGCTGGACCTCGCCGCGCTCGCGCACGAGGAGTGGGTGGCGGCCGCGACCGACGACGCGTGCGCGCAGATCACCGCGGGCGCGTGCGCCGCCGCCGGGTTCTCCCCCGACGTGCGGCACCACACCTCCGAGTACGACGCCCTGGCCGCCCTCGTCGCCGCGGGAGCCGGCGTCGCCCTCGTCCCGCGGCTGGCGCACCCGCTGCGCCCGGACGGGTTGCGGGTGGTCCCGTTGACGGGCCAGCCACCGGCCCGGTCGATCTACGCGGCCACGCGCGCCGGACGCGGGACGGACGCGCCGACGGCCGCGGTGCTCGAGGCGTTCCGGCAGGTCGCGGCAGCGCGGCCGGACGGGGTCGGGTGA